The following are encoded together in the Equus quagga isolate Etosha38 chromosome 1, UCLA_HA_Equagga_1.0, whole genome shotgun sequence genome:
- the QRFP gene encoding orexigenic neuropeptide QRFP, protein MIGPYSLSYLLLLPLGTCFPRLDREGPVDARGGIGRKMSWAGLAGGPRVHSLWGSSPWPRAPQSPALLVTAKELQAAGRERAGFRFRFGRQDDGSEATGFLLADGEKESGPLGTLAEELNGYSRKKGGFSFRFGRGRR, encoded by the coding sequence ATGATAGGCCCATACTCCCTGTcctacctcctcctcctgccGCTGGGCACCTGCTTTCCTCGACTGGACAGAGAAGGGCCTGTGGACGCCAGGGGTGGCATCGGGCGCAAAATGAGCTGGGCCGGCCTGGCCGGAGGACCCCGAGTCCACTCCCTGTGGGGCTCCTCTCCGTGGCCGAGAGCTCCACAGTCACCCGCCCTGCTCGTCACGGCCAAGGAGCTGCAGGCGGCAGGCAGGGAGCGCGCTGGCTTCAGGTTCCGGTTCGGGAGGCAGGACGACGGCAGTGAGGCCACTGGCTTCCTCCTGGCTGATGGCGAGAAGGAGAGTGGCCCCTTAGGGACCCTGGCTGAGGAGCTCAATGGCTACAGCAGGAAGAAAGGCGGCTTCAGCTTCCGCTTCGGCAGGGGCCGGCGGTGA